The region GATGTCCACTCCAGGGTAGCGGTGATGCAGCCAGATAGGGGCAGGCGAACCCGGAATATCCAGGATCACTCGAATGCCATTCTTCTGCATCTGGTCCAGAATGCGGTCAAACCACTCGAAGGTGAACTTGCCCTGTGCCGGCTCAAACGCATCCCAGGAGAGATCACCCATGCGTACGATGTTGAAGCCGGCACGGTGCATGATGGCGATATCCTGTTCGATTTCAGCGGGCGAACGGTCTACCGGCTGGTAGCAAGTTCCCACAAAGAGTTGCCCGGGCCCCGGCCAGTTCGGCTTCGGGGTTTGAGCCGAGAGCGGCACGGCCTGAGATCGCAGCGGTGTAACAGTCAGCGTGCCGAAGGCTGTGAGCAGCGAGGCATAGAGCAGAGCTGAGAGCTGGAACCGACAGCAGCGTGACAATGTTTTCTCCTCCAGGTAAGTTGGGTTGTGGACGGCGTCGGGTCGACAGTCAGAACGTTTGCAGGCGCACCCTTAGCCAAATTGCCTCTTTGCCGAAGTTCAGGCCGTAATCCGTCTGGTCGCCGTTCCAGAGACGCGTGCGTACCCACTGACCGCCCTGATAGCTGCCTTCTTCCACGATGTCCCACATGCGATGGCGGTTGGAAGCGGTGCCCGTGGGGTTGAAGTCCACCCGGCACTGACGGCCGGTCACAAGGAACTCGTCGGGGCCCAGGCTGACGATCAGCGCCTCTCCCTCCGGTGCTTTATTGCCGGGTGCTGCCGTACCCATTCCGAATGCGGGCAACCCGAAGGAAACAGTAGATTGCCAGTGAGCAGGCTTTCCGGCGCTTCCCGGCAGTTTCACCTCAGCGGTGTGATGGGCTGGATCCTCCGCTACGCCCCGGACGCGGTCGTCGCGCAGCCAGGTAGCAAGCTCCCGCTGCAGGGGACCTGCCACGGCATAGTTCCAGGCGAATGGCGCAAGCGTCTGTTCATCGAGCCGCTTCGCCCCGAGTGGAAAGCTGGAGTAGCCCGTTGCATCCATCCCAAATGGAGAGAAACCGAAGGCTCCGTGGCCTAGAGCCGAGCTAAAGTAGCGTGCGTAGTCAGCGCGGTTGCCCATCTCTGGGATGAACAATGCGTTCCAGGAGAAGGCGTACTGATCGAGAACCGCAGTGTACTTTGCGTAGTCAGGCAGGTAGATATCAGGCGCCAGCGCATCGAGCGAGGGCGCCGTAGCATGCCACAAGGCAAGCACGTCATAGGTAGGGCCACCGCTTTCATAGGTCAGCGGAGCGCTCGGCTGTAGTGGGTCCCGCAGCGCTGCGTTTACATACATCGGCAGCGGGAGCACGGCCTTTCCAGCCGCCGTAACGGCCTCCACGTAACGCGCGATGGACCACGCGCAGAAAAACTCATCTGCATCGGCTTTGAAGACCTCAGCCCACGTGCCTTTGCTATCGTGCATTCCCATGCTGTTGAGCACGGCGGCGGGCACAGGAGCGGCAAAAGCAACGTTCGCTTCCTTTCCGTTATCCCGCATCGAGCCCCAGACGCCGGTCTCGTTCTCCACCTGAACCATCAGGACAATGTGGTCAGGGTCCGCACTTTTGATGTGTTTCATCAGTGCAGTAAATGCTCGGATGTCAGCCGCGAGTGTCTCTTTACCGAACGGCGAGAGCGAAAAGACCGGCTCACCGTCGGGCTTGCGAACGAGCGGAAATCGCTGCGGGTCACTTTTGACCCAATGGGGCGCATAGCCTGGACTGCCGTTCTTCCACGTACCAAACCAGAGCAATACGAGATGCAGACGGTGCGCACGAGCGCCGGTAAGGAGGGCATCCACCTGAGAGAAATCGAAATGCCCTTCCTCCGGCTCCAGTGTCTCCCAATACACCGGGGCCTCCACCGTATTCGCACCAAGCTCTGCCATAGTGGTCCAAACGGCAGGCAGCGTCGACGGCCAGGCCGACGAGTTATTTATTTGTGCTCCCAGCATGAGGAAAGGAGTGCCATCCACAATCAGCGCCGGATGACGACCGGTCCTGTCGATGCGCGGAAGCTGAGTAACTATTTGTTGGGTAAATATTCGCGGAGCGACGGCGAGAAGTATAAAAAGCAATATGCCGAGGCGGCAGCGATGCCTTTTCGGCGCGCCTCCATAATGCAGCGTCTTTTTCTGTATCAACGTTAGGTCTATCAGCGACTAACCCTTAGGTGACTTCTGTCAGACAGATTCAAATGAATGACAGAGCAACCCTCATGCGCTTTCATTTATCTGTCAGATGTCACGTTTTTGAATCAAACTGGAGCTACTCTAACATAGCCTTGAACGATCAGTTGGCACGCATACTTGCCCGCAGCGCAATGTAAATGTTGCGCGTATCCGGCTTGCTTGGCTTACCATTGCCGCGTGGCGACAATCTCCATCGACGAAGGCTTGAAGTCGATGATCTTGATGTGGAGAACGGCTTGAAAGTTTCGCTTGAGCCAATCTGGTCCGAGCTGTGCCCGAAGCGATCTCACATAGTCCGGTTTGCATAAGAACTCTGCAGCAGCAAGCGTCCCGTGCCCTCCAAGTCCCGCCACGGCCACCATGGGTGCGGCATCATCTTTAGCAACCAGCCGCGTAATGATCGCGTAATCGTCGGTATCGTGAAGATCATCGGAAGCGTGCAGATCCCATCCCTTGTCGGGATGATCACGGTCCTTGATCCAGTTCCGACCACGGCGAACAAAGGGCAGGTTCTTCGTCATGTCTCTGGTGATGAGGTTATTCGCACCACCGATCAACACGGCTGAATGCTCCCTCATCTCGCTGAAAGAGATGTCGTTCGGAAAGCGTTCGTCGAAATCCTTGCCGTAGCGCGTCAGCATGCGAACTATCTCTGTCGTGGCTGCAACGTCCGCCAACGCGACAAAGCTATCGGGCGCTGGGTAGAGACCGGTGGAAGCGAAGCTCTGATCCGGCTTGAGGGGAGGAAAGAACTCCATGCCCTCCGAATTCTGCTCATCGGCTCCTGTCTTACTCAGGTATTCGTCGATCTCGTGTTCACCCATCCGGTATACCGCGTTGCTGCCTATGGAAATCAAAATCGGCCTGGGATCTGCCAGCATTGGCGCCCAGAACTGTCGAACTGGGTCGCTCACACGATGGACATACCAGATACCCGTTAGCCCGACGATCAATAAAGCCGTCGTCAAAAGAGCGGCGAGCCGTCTGGACAGGCGAAATGGGAATGATCTGTGTAACTCCTCAACCCCACTTTGGGCCGGCACCTCCTCGATGCCTGGCATAGTGCTCAATGATCTCAGAGGAGTGCTCTCCACCGACAAAAGAGAGGCGAGTGGGGACAGAGGAGATACATCTTGCTCTGGCGGAGAAGGGGGAGCAGCTACCTCGCTGGGCCAGACAAAAGTGGCTCGATACGAGCCTGACGGAACATCGATCTTGACGTGTGGAGGCTCGAGAAGGGCCTGATAATACAGCGCTAATCGCTTCCGCAAATCCGCAGCGCGAATTCGAACCACTGGATCGTCGCCGGGCTCATAGTCTGGCCTGCGGCCGAAGACCTCTTTGCCGATGACGCGTTCGCGCAACAGTCCCGGTTCGCCCGCCAGAGTGTGCTCCACGATATAGCGCAGCAGCTGTTGACACTGGGTTGTCGAGCGCAGCGGCTGGCTTCGCAGCAACTCTTCCAGAGCTTTCCACACGTCCTGCTGCTGCTCGGCATTCAAAGAATGTTCGGCATCAGGTATTTCGTGAGGATTGGCCTGCATTCGCAATACCGAGGTATGTTACCTCCTTCCGAAGCGCTGGTCAATTCAAAAGAATGAACAACTTAGGCGGGAATACCTGCAAGAGAGCTGTAGTGAACCTTGTCGGCCCCAGCTTGGTGAGCGTTTAGTCGTTGGGATCAGAAACGACTTCAGACCCATGTTCTGTATGTGACACAGATGCAATCGGACATGTGGATTACCGCTTCATCGAAAGGATTGCAATTTTGGCTTTCGCTTGCCCCACCCGCAGATTGTTGCCTATCTGCTTCTGCGCAGTACTAGCGACAACACTGTTCCCGTCCGTCTCTGCCCAACAAGTGTTCAACCGCGGAGCCGCGACTGTCGTGATCGAGCCATACGCACCCAACATCGTCAGGATCAGCCTGAGCCTGCGCCACGACGATGCCGTCGCCGCGCCTGGATACGGCATCGTAGCTCGATCCTCAATGATGGGGTGGAAGAGCTCCCATACAGAGAACGCCGACACGCTCCGTTCAATTGACTTGCAGGTCAGTGTTGCCTCCTCACCGAAGGCCCATGGTTCGGGGAGCCATGACGGTGGCGAGATCGGTCGTTTCTTCAGCGGCTCGACCCCTGGAGTCGGCATCCACATCGCCAAAGGCGATGGCACGCATCTGCTGGACCTGCAAGGCTG is a window of Edaphobacter sp. 12200R-103 DNA encoding:
- a CDS encoding DUF5597 domain-containing protein, coding for MLFILLAVAPRIFTQQIVTQLPRIDRTGRHPALIVDGTPFLMLGAQINNSSAWPSTLPAVWTTMAELGANTVEAPVYWETLEPEEGHFDFSQVDALLTGARAHRLHLVLLWFGTWKNGSPGYAPHWVKSDPQRFPLVRKPDGEPVFSLSPFGKETLAADIRAFTALMKHIKSADPDHIVLMVQVENETGVWGSMRDNGKEANVAFAAPVPAAVLNSMGMHDSKGTWAEVFKADADEFFCAWSIARYVEAVTAAGKAVLPLPMYVNAALRDPLQPSAPLTYESGGPTYDVLALWHATAPSLDALAPDIYLPDYAKYTAVLDQYAFSWNALFIPEMGNRADYARYFSSALGHGAFGFSPFGMDATGYSSFPLGAKRLDEQTLAPFAWNYAVAGPLQRELATWLRDDRVRGVAEDPAHHTAEVKLPGSAGKPAHWQSTVSFGLPAFGMGTAAPGNKAPEGEALIVSLGPDEFLVTGRQCRVDFNPTGTASNRHRMWDIVEEGSYQGGQWVRTRLWNGDQTDYGLNFGKEAIWLRVRLQTF